One genomic region from Biomphalaria glabrata chromosome 7, xgBioGlab47.1, whole genome shotgun sequence encodes:
- the LOC106062071 gene encoding sodium/bile acid cotransporter 4-like — MTMFFLNMNRTTLWAVLIVMLSSIELSDSQTDGDTNPDTTKVPPTQGMSDQLVTVNVVSNIGRPGALLFSLDVTAVFLMNYTLRCLSLDTVYALTAMTMSPNVARIDNSKFNISCASAVPWLSPNSSANSTMPLLGDVTLEDDNQGKPPRYVGYVQGRINVTLVTNNIGRSFLLVLADRIAGVDPSNQTQPSSGAQSNHQGFITRSDINVSSDNNGASIGAPVSPGLPQLPPNTVGRAMIIVMQLPRPIDTIFRILLYIFIILATTGMGVKVEISVIKAVLKKPVAPIIGLLCQYVGMPLIAFLIAKTIPQDSAAISLGIFTCGIVPGGGPSNMFTYLLGGDLSLSIAMTTISSVAALGLIPFWIFTLGSLFKDDTVNLKIPYENILETLAIAILPIFLGILIKYKLPKVAKVVTKILKPALMIVVLFITSLGIYTNLFIFKMIKPMTIAAGCLLPYIGYIVGGLIAFLCCQSWTRVKTIAIETGIQNMGIAFLIVYLSLPPPDNQLAVVGPASSAIMTPLPLLVLVVFYFLYQRRQNTKGDKSAEIDVVNNNEEKTTLTTSQEDNEMSSSTQDKKTSRFKLFKKTNKEDEKRKEAKKNEAKRLALKKLAEGEGTAAIIVLWQKLTKGKVVEDPGKALLDQETIVAAPEKELSRGSECDIKQ, encoded by the exons ATGACAATGTTTTTCCTAAATATGAATAGGACAACACTGTGGGCAGTTTTAATTGTGATGTTGAGCAGTATTGAATTAAGTGATTCTCAAACGGATGGTGATACAAATCCAGACACAACCAAGGTGCCTCCGACTCAGGGGATGAGTGATCAGCTGGTGACCGTCAATGTGGTTTCGAACATAGGTAGACCAGGAGCGCTTCTGTTCTCTTTGGATGTCACGGCCGTGTTTCTGATGAACTACACCCTGAGGTGCCTTAGTCTCGACACTGTCTACGCCCTGACTGCCATGACGATGTCGCCGAACGTTGCAAGAATTGACAACAGCAAATTTAATATCTCCTGCGCCTCGGCTGTCCCCTGGCTGAGCCCTAATTCCAGCGCCAACTCTACAATGCCTCTTTTAGGGGATGTCACTCTTGAAGATGATAACCAAGGGAAACCACCCAGGTACGTTGGCTACGTTCAGGGGCGGATCAACGTTACCTTGGTAACCAATAACATCGGAAGGTCTTTTCTTTTGGTGCTAGCCGACAGAATAGCTGGGGTCGATCCCTCGAACCAGACTCAACCATCTTCTGGTGCTCAAAGCAACCATCAAGGTTTCATTACCCGCAGTGACATAAATGTGTCTTCGGATAACAATGGAGCCTCCATAGGCGCCCCGGTCTCACCAGGCTTGCCTCAGTTGCCCCCAAACACGGTTGGGAGAGCTATGATCATCGTCATGCAGTTGCCAAGACCGATTGACACCATTTTCCGCATCCTCCTGTACATCTTCATAATTCTGGCCACCACTGGAATGGGAGTCAAGGTTGAGATATCTGTCATCAAGGCCGTCCTTAAGAAACCAGTCGCTCCTATCATCGGGCTACTGTGTCAGTATGTTGGAATGCCTCTA ATTGCATTTTTGATAGCCAAGACTATACCACAAGATAGCGCTGCTATCTCCCTTGGAATATTCACGTGCGGTATTGTGCCAGGTGGTGGTCCTAGCAACATGTTTACATACTTGTTGGGTGGTGATCTGTCCTTGTCCATTGCTATGACAACCATTAGTAGCGTGGCTGCATTAG GGCTGATTCCCTTCTGGATCTTCACTTTGGGAAGTCTCTTTAAAGACGACACTGTCAATTTGAAAATTCCTTACGAAAACATCTTGGAAACATTGGCAATAGCCATCTTACCCATCTTTCTGGGCATTTTGATCAAATATAAG TTACCAAAAGTTGCGAAAGTCGTCACAAAAATTCTGAAACCAGCTTTGATGATAGTTGTGTTGTTTATCACGTCTCTCGGTATTTACACTAACCTCTTCATCTTCAAGATGATCAAACCCATGACAATCGCTGCCGGATGTCTGCTGCCATACATTGGCTACATCGTGGGCGGGCTTATCGCCTTCCTGTGTTGTCAGTCCTGGACAAGAGTCAAGACCATCGCCATAGAAACTGGTATACAG AACATGGGCATCGCCTTCTTGATAGTATATTTATCCCTACCTCCACCAGACAACCAGCTTGCTGTCGTGGGACCTGCCTCCTCCGCCATCATGACACCCCTGCCTCTGTTAGTCCTCGTGGTGTTCTATTTCTTATACCAACGAAGGCAGAATACTAAGGGAGATAAGAGCGCGGaaatcgacgtcgtgaacaacAACGAAGAGAAGACAACTCTAACGACCAGCCAGGAAGACAACGAAATGAGTTCGTCTACTCAAGACAAGAAAACGTCCAGATtcaaactgtttaaaaaaaccaACAAGGAAGACGAGAAACGTAAAGAGGCTAAGAAAAATGAGGCCAAGCGATTAGCGCTAAAAAAATTAGCAGAAGGCGAAGGTACAGCCGCCATCATTGTCTTGTGGCAGAAGTTGACAAAAGGCAAAGTGGTGGAGGATCCAGGAAAAGCACTTCTGGATCAAGAGACCATAGTTGCTGCCCCCGAAAAGGAACTTTCGCGTGGCTCAGAGTGTGACATAAAGCAATGA